One region of Rhizoctonia solani chromosome 9, complete sequence genomic DNA includes:
- a CDS encoding glycoside hydrolase family 16 protein, with product MRSLFLTPFAIAVASAATLVDRQSTSTCECGYKDSTGAVWREAIVSDFTTAAGAEAVLSQNFKKFDYPEAHDDGIYEMNYNVNNVYPYNYGLGLKTSAYSGSGLVQTAGISTLRDNIKYGSFRMRATVPNVPGVCFGFFTYKHDEVPPQEADIEFLSSDQDYYQRVHHTNQPGTIDGDVDPNASKSIVIPGADFTAFHEHRLDWLPSSSKYYYDGTLKSTVSKNSPTKDSSLIVNVWSDGGPLWSRGPPTEDAIATIYYIKVRGLFQFVFDLRKHLQLALCSRRKQDTMSSLRSFDWETLPSEVVYIPIMQAHSEVRSRISGFWATFWLDTIHMTFARLRLIYPLPIPINKMTMTETTNPYNLRPFKVHVPDEEIERTKTLLRMRRLPTEPIILESQPTTEHSILGCTKRNVVFWTLTGAQWKTGNSRVHPGPQFRYFCFMAGQVVFSSISSYRTLGECPDGQQSFDVIIPSLPGVGYSTLLPKPGATVVDNARIFDTLMTKALGPTIHHVEARVSRGSAHNPSFFAPRPDDAIEDVWNGVFLDPIEPVSTLGFVMYDNPQAYLAWLGYKYIKTLEWANYLKNPTNHTWMQYTGTIHTSMAMYQHNGIQYGIEEWKKNPPNQSPFGIQHFEGEFYLAPQSWIKNHGPMIWHQSGLNLPFHFVAVRSAFKTSVSPKGNAPASLPRILVSFSQSPMSTTFAPPRPFKVNIPDEEIERLKIVLKAQRLPQEVILPGADFGMGTELSWIQKAKQELVDFDWRAAEKVLNSFDQYLVELKTQRGIHFVHQKSTHKNAIPILMLHGWGSTVSEFNKVIDPLVNPPEGEQAFHVVAPSLPGIGLYNSFFAPKPADFDIDQLPDYEKHLLELVGIFTSVGMGYFVMQSTKVSTIGLTLYDNPQGFLSYLEHAKFMDELYVVVCYSQFTNTIHTGMAMYQLNGNKYGLEAWAQNPQDQCPFGVQHFEGEFYLSPQSWIKEQGPLIWHKYHDRGGHFAAIGNPKEFVEDCREFYGKFYWEQPGVEAKSA from the exons ATGCGCTCTCTATTTCTCACGCCTTTCGCCATTGCCGTAGCATCTGCGGCGACCCTGGTTGACCGCCAATCAACTTCAACTTGCGAATGCGGGTACAAGGATTCAACTGGCGCGGTTTGG CGAGAGGCGATTGTCTCGGACTTTACGACTGCGGCTGGGGCAGAGGCCGTGCTAAGCCAGAATTTCAAGAAGTTCGATTATCCAGAAGCGCATGACGACGGAATATATGAGATGAACTACAACGTTAACAATGTTTACCCATATAACTATGGCCTCGGGTTGAAGACATCTGCGTACTCTGGCTCTGGCTTGGTCCAGACGGCAGGTATTAGTACTCTCCGTGACAACATCAAGTATGGTAGTTTTAGGATGAGGGCAACAGTTCCAAAC GTCCCTGGCGTGTGTTTTGGATTCTTTACATACAAGCACGACGAGGTACCTCCTCAGGAAGCAGATATTG AATTCTTGAGCTCGGATCAGGACTACTACCAAAGGGTTCACCATACCAACCAACCTGGGACCATCGATGGTGATGTTGACCCCAATGCATCCAAGTCCATCGTGATTCCAGGAGCGGACTTTAC TGCCTTTCATGAGCATAGGCTTGATTGGCTCCCATCCTCTTCGAAATATTACTACGATGGCACCTTGAAGTCG ACTGTCTCCAAAAATTCGCCAACCAAGGATTCTTCCCTCATTGTCAACGTTTGGTCGGATGGCGGTCCATTGTGGTCTCGCGGGCCTCCAACAGAGGATGCTATTGCCACCATCTACTATATCAAGGTTAGAG GCTTATTTCAATTCGTCTTCGATCTCAGAAAGCACCTTCAACTCGCGCTGTGCAGCCGCCGCAAACAAGACACCATGTCCAGTTTGAGATCATTTGACT GGGAAACTTTACCGTCCGAAGTTGTCTACATTCCGATTATGCAAGCTCACTCGGAAGTACGGTCACGTATATCCGGATTCTGGG CCACATTCTGGCTCGACACAATACACATGACGTTTGCCAGATTACGCCTAATC TATCCACTCCCAATACCGATCAACAAAATGACTATG ACTGAAACAACAAACCCCTACAACCTCCGGCCCTTTAAAGTCCATGTCCCAGATGAGGAAATCGAGAGGACAAAGACACTTCTTCGAATGCGACGACTTCCTACTGAGCCGATCATCCTGGAATCACAGCCGACAACGGAACACA GCATTCTTGGATGCACGAAGCGAAACGTCGTCTTTTGGACTTTGACTGGCGCTCAGTGGAAGACAGGCAACTC AAGAGTACATCCAGGTCCACAATTCCGCTACTTCTGCTTCATGGCTGGCCAAGTAGTATTCTCGAGTATCTCGAGTTATCGAACCCTTGGTGAATGCCCGGATGGACAACAATC ATTCGACGTAATCATTCCATCCCTTCCCGGAGTCGGTTACTCGACGCTTCTACCAAAGCCGGGAGCCACTGTTGTCGACAATGCTCGTATATTTGATACCTTGATGACAAAGGCATTAGG ACCAACCATTCACCACGTTGAAGCTCGCGTAAGTCGGGGTTCCGCTCATAACCCG TCATTCTTCGCCCCGAGGCCGGACGATGCCATTGAAGATG TCTGGAATGGGGTATTTCTTGATCCAATCGAGCCGGTCTCTACCCTTGGCTTCGTGATGTATGATAATCCGCAGGCATATTTAGCATGGCTGG GGTATAAATATATTAAAACATTGGAGTGGGCCAATTACCTGAAGAATCCCACCAATCATACATGGatg CAATACACCGGGACCATCCACACGTCAATGGCAATGTATCAACATAATGGGATCCAATATGGTATCGAAGAATGGAAAAAGAACCCTCCCAATCAATCACCTTTTGGCATTCAACACTTCGAGGGCGAATTTTA CCTCGCCCCCCAGTCATGGATCAAGAACCATGGCCCTATGATATGGCATCAAT CAGGCCTGAATCTACCATTTCATTTCGTCGCCGTACGATCAGCCTTTAAAACCAGCGTGTCGCCAAAGGGCAACGCACCAGCATCTCTCCCTCGCATCCTCGTCTCATTCTCCCAGTCCCCCATGTCAACTACCTTCGCTCCACCCAGACCATTCAAGGTTAACATTCCAGATGAGGAAATCGAACGTTTGAAGATCGTTTTGAAGGCACAACGTCTGCCTCAAGAGGTCATTCTACCAGGTGCAGACTTTGGCATGGGCACCGA GTTATCCTGGATCCAGAAAGCCAAGCAGGAACTCGTCGACTTTGACTGGCGGGCCGCAGAAAAGGTCCTTAATTC GTTCGACCAATATCTTGTCGAATTGAAAACACAACGTGG GATTCATTTTGTACACCAAAAAAGCACGCACAAGAATGCCATTCCAATACTCATGCtgcatggatggggaagtACCGTCTCAGAGTTCAACAAGGTGATCGATCCTCTTGTCAACCCACCTGAAGGCGAGCAAGC ATTCCATGTTGTCGCCCCATCTCTGCCTGGAATCGG GCTTTACAACTCATTCTTTGCTCCCAAGCCAGCCGATTTTGATATCGACCAGCTCCCTGATTATGAGAAGCATCTGCTCGAGTTGGTTGGAATTTTCACTTCTGTCGGAATGGGTTACTTTGTTATGCAAAGCACCAAGGTTTCGACAATCGGTCTAACATTATACGATAATCCTCAAGGATTCTTGTCCTATCTCG AGCATGCCAAATTCATGGATG AGCTTTACGTCGTTGTTTGTTACTCACAATTCACGAACACGATTCACACCGGGATGGCCATGTACCAGTTGAACGGGAACAAGTACGGTCTCGAGGCTTGGGCGCAAAACCCGCAGGATCAGTGCCCCTTTGGAGTGCAGCACTTTGAGGGTGAATTCTA CCTCAGCCCCCAGTCTTGGATCAAGGAGCAGGGCCCACTCATTTGGCACAAGT
- a CDS encoding glycoside hydrolase family 16 protein — MVRTLLLAPLAAAVASAATLTERQSNTCACGYKDSTGAVWRESIVSDFTAGAESVLSQNYYKFTWQEDHANVPYGMQYTANNVYAYNDGLGIKTSAYSGSGRVQVGGIGTTREDILYGTFRMRATVPKVPGVCFGFFTYKSDTQEADIEFLSSDSDYYQRVHQTNQPGLINGNTDPNAYKAVVIPGADFTAFHEHRLDWLPGSTKYYYDGSLKSTVSKNSPTVASSILANVWSDGGSGWTKGPPTQDAIANIYYIKAYFNSTSLSASQFNSRCAAASNKTPCSI; from the exons ATGGTTCGCACTTTACTACTTGCTCCTTTAGCCGCCGCCGTAGCGTCCGCTGCAACTTTGACCGAGCGTCAATCCAATACTTGTGCCTGCGGGTATAAGGATTCTACTGGCGCAGTATGG CGGGAGTCTATTGTCTCCGATTTTACGGCTGGCGCAGAATCTGTCTTGAGCCAGAACTACTATAAATTCACATGGCAAGAAGACCATGCAAACGTTCCGTACGGAATGCAATACACCGCCAACAACGTATACGCGTACAACGATGGTCTAGGAATCAAGACCTCCGCGTACTCTGGCAGTGGGCGAGTTCAAGTCGGTGGAATTGGCACCACACGTGAAGATATTCTTTATGGCACTTTCAGGATGAGAGCTACGGTTCCCAAG GTACCTGGTGTGTGCTTCGGATTCTTCACCTACAAGAGCGATACTCAAGAAGCCGATATCG AATTCTTGAGTTCGGACTCGGACTATTACCAACGCGTACaccaaaccaaccaacctGGATTGATCAACGGTAACACAGACCCTAACGCATACAAGGCTGTCGTTATCCCAGGTGCAGACTTTAC AGCTTTCCATGAGCACCGCCTCGATTGGCTTCCTGGCTCTACCAAGTACTACTACGATGGTTCCTTGAAATCG ACTGTTTCTAAGAACTCTCCTACCGTTGCTTCTTCTATCCTTGCCAACGTTTGGTCCGATGGTGGCTCTGGCTGGACCAAAGGCCCGCCAACTCAGGATGCCATCGCCAACATCTACTACATCAAG GCTTATTTCAACTCGACGTCGCTCTCAGCTAGCCAGTTCAACTCGCGCTGCGCGGCTGCTTCTAACAAGACACCTTGCTCCATTTGA